One part of the Salvelinus sp. IW2-2015 linkage group LG28, ASM291031v2, whole genome shotgun sequence genome encodes these proteins:
- the LOC111954278 gene encoding fasciculation and elongation protein zeta-2 isoform X2: MAAPLAHFDEDWQDFNEFKSASGSPNRLDQLNSNVADTGLAEDFSDIDNSFSGEICSFKSMEDLVHDFDEKLTVCFRNYNTETENIAPIKPITEDNFLKDDDVWNALTDNYGNVMPVDWKTSHIRSLHLPTLNLCEQRKLDNMPLDLSDDEELREQMDMHSIIVSCINDEPLFTVEQVIEEIEELMEESPDPEDDESPSQSDLSMLSQDLSNLKRSSSNTSYEDRLHRLSVSELSEALEEVETAIRRYSEELVQALALRDELDFEKEVKNSFISLLIDVQNRQKEHRELLRQKKKTRPTGSAPRADRTHVPGTYLTTVIPYEKKAGSPSVEDLQILTKILHAMREDSEKVPSLLTDYILKVLCPT; this comes from the exons ATGGCGGCGCCGTTAGCCCACTTCGATGAAGACTGGCAGGATTTCAATGAATTCAAGTCGGCCTCAGGGTCGCCGAACCGACTAGACCAGCTGAACTCGAACGTGGCTGACACGGGCCTGGCGGAGGATTTCTCGGACATCGACAACAGCTTTTCGGGGGAGATATGCAGCTTCAAATCAATGGAGGACCTTGTCCACGACTTCGATGAGAAGCTGACAGTTTGCTTCCGAAATTACAACACTGAAACTGAAAACATAGCCCCCATTAAACCTATCACAGAAGATAATTTCCTCAAGGACGACGA cgtGTGGAATGCTCTGACCGATAACTACGGCAATGTGATGCCAGTGGACTGGAAGACCTCTCACATTCGCTCCCTGCATCTCCCCACTCTCAATCTCTGTGAGCAgagg AAGCTGGACAACATGCCACTTGACCTGTCTGATGATGAGGAGCTGAGGGAACAGATGGACATGCACTCCATCATCGTGTCCTGCATCAACGACGAGCCACTCTTCACCGTcgagcag GTGATCGAGGAGATTGAGGAGCTGATGGAAGAGTCTCCAGACCCAGAGGATGATGAGAGCCCGTCCCAGTCAGACCTGTCCATGCTCTCCCAAGACCTCAGCAACCTCAAACGCTCCAGCTCCAACACCAGCTATGAGGACC GCCTGCATCGTCTGTCAGTCTCAGAGCTGAGCGAGGCcttggaggaggtggagacagcCATCAGGCGCTACAGTGAGGAGCTGGTCCAGGCCCTGGCCCTGAGGGACGAGCTGGActttgagaaggaggtgaagaACAGCTTCATCTCGCTGCTCATCGACGTGCAGAATCGGCAGAAGGAGCACCGCGAGCTGCTCCGCCAGAAGAAGAAGACCAGGCCCACAGGCAGCGCTCCGAGGGCAGACAGGACACACGTTCCTGGGAcg tacctgACCACAGTTATCCCCTATGAGAAGAAGGCTGGCTCCCCCTCTGTGGAAGACCTTCAGATCCTCACCAAGA TTTTGCATGCCATGAGGGAGGACAGTGAGAAGGTACCCAGCCTCCTAACAGACTACATCCTCAAAG TGCTGTGTCCCACATAG
- the LOC111954524 gene encoding WD repeat-containing protein 26 isoform X1, with product MQSNGAGQDSEPSCLNSAQNGESSSAGGTHFNGLLVSTNNGNSVGTNNGAGPGSGTSTASGSEVSSMKKKKRLSQSEEDVIRLIGQHLHGLGLNQTVDLLMQESGCRLEHTSATKFRNNVMEGEWEKAENDLNELRALMHSPNAIVRMKFLLLQQKYLEYLEDGKVLEALQVLRGELTPLKYNTDRIHVLSGYLMCSHAEDLRAKAEWDGKGANSRCRLLDKLQTYLPPSVMLPPRRLQTLLRQAVELQRDRCLYHNTKLDSSLDSVSLLLDHVCSRSATHSGKQFPCYTQQILTEHCNEVWFCKFSNNGTKLATGSKDTTVIIWQVDPESHQLKLLRTLEGHAYGVSYLAWSPDDAYLIACGPDDCSELWLWNVQTGELRTKMSQSHEDSLTSVAWNPDGKRFVTGGQRGQFYQCDLDGNLLDSWEGVRVQCLWCVGDGRTVLASDTHQRIRGYNFEDLTDRNIVQEDHPIMSFTVSKNGRLALLNVATQGVHLWDLQDRVLVRKYQGVTQGFYTIHSCFGGHNEDFIASGSEDHKVYIWHRRSELPIAELTGHTRTVNCVSWNPAIPGLMASASDDGTVRVWGPAPFLDTQVVDGLNENCSNMDS from the exons ATGCAGTCAAACGGGGCAGGACAGGATTCAGAGCCTTCCTGCCTGAACAGCGCGCAAAACGGGGAGTCATCCTCGGCTGGGGGAACKCACTTCAACGGGCTTCTGGTCAGCACAAACAATGGGAATAGTGTCGGTACCAATAACGGAGCCGGACCGGGCTCAGGGACTTCCACAGCCTCTGGTTCGGAGGTCAGCTCCATGAAAAAGAAAAAACGTCTTTCGCAGTCGGAGGAAGATGTCATCCGATTAATAGGACAACATCTCCACGGGTTAGGGCTAAA TCAAACAGTGGACCTGCTAATGCAGGAGTCGGGCTGCAGACTGGAACATACCTCAGCCACAAAGTTCCGCAACAACGTCATGGAGGGGGAGTGGGAAAAG GCTGAGAATGATCTCAACGAGCTGAGGGCACTGATGCATTCTCCCAACGCTATTGTG CGTATGAAGTTCCTGCTCCTGCAGCAGAAGTATCTGGAGTACCTGGAGGACGGGAAGGTTCTCGAGGCTCTGCAGGTGCTCAGGGGAGAGCTCACGCCGCTCAAGTACAACACGGACCGCATCCATGTTCTCAGCGG gtATCTGATGTGTAGCCATGCAGAGGACCTGCGCGCCAAGGCAGAGTGGGACGGCAAAGGCGCAAATTCACGCTGCCGACTGCTGGACAAGTTACAGA CGTACCTGCCCCCGTCGGTGATGCTTCCCCCACGCCGGCTGCAGACCCTGCTGAGACAGGCTGTGGAGCTGCAGAGGGACCGCTGCCTCTACCACAACACCAAACTGGACAGCAGCCTGGACTCTGTCTCCCTGCTCCTGGACCACGTCTGCAGCCGGTCAGCAACACACTCAGG GAAGCAGTTCCCGTGCTACACGCAGCAGATCCTCACAGAGCACTGTAACGAGGTGTGGTTTTGTAAGTTCTCCAACAACGGCACCAAGCTGGCCACCGGCTCCAAAGACACCACCGTCATCATCTGGCAGGTGGACCCT GAGAGCCACCAGTTGAAGCTGCTGCGGACCTTAGAGGGCCATGCCTACGGTGTGTCCTACCTGGCCTGGAGCCCTGACGACGCCTACCTGATCGCCTGCGGACCCGATGACTGCTCCGAACTCTGGCTCTGGAACGTCCAG ACGGGCGAGTTGCGGACCAAGATGAGCCAGTCCCACGAGGACAGTCTGACCAGTGTGGCCTGGAACCCTGACGGGAAACGCTTTGTCACCGGGGGACAGAGGGGGCAGTTCTACCAGTGT GACCTGGATGGTAACCTGTTGGACTCGTGGGAGGGCGTGCGTGTGCAGTGCCTCTGGTGTGTGGGGGACGGCAGGACGGTGCTAGCGTCAGACACTCACCAGCGGATCCGGGGTTACAACTTTGAGGACCTAACGGACAGAAACAT AGTTCAGGAGGACCATCCTATCATGTCTTTCACTGTTTCCAAGAACGgaagattagctttgttaaatgTAGCAACTCAG GGAGTGCATCTTTGGGACCTGCAGGACCGAGTGTTGGTGAGGAAGTACCAAGGTGTGACCCAGGGCTTCTACACCATCCACTCCTGCTTCGGAGGCCACAATGAAGACTTCATTGCCAGCGGCAGCGAAG ACCATAAGGTGTATATCTGGCACCGCCGCAGTGAGCTGCCCATCGCTGAGCTAACAGGGCACACTCGCACAGTCAACTGCGTTAGCTGGAACCCCGCCATCCCAGGCCTCATGGCCTCCGCCTCAGACGACGGCACTGTGCGTGTCTGGGGCCCCGCACCCTTCCTCGACACACAGGTGGTCGACGGGCTCAACG AGAACTGCAGCAACATGGACAGTTGA
- the LOC111954278 gene encoding fasciculation and elongation protein zeta-2 isoform X1, protein MAAPLAHFDEDWQDFNEFKSASGSPNRLDQLNSNVADTGLAEDFSDIDNSFSGEICSFKSMEDLVHDFDEKLTVCFRNYNTETENIAPIKPITEDNFLKDDDVWNALTDNYGNVMPVDWKTSHIRSLHLPTLNLCEQRKLDNMPLDLSDDEELREQMDMHSIIVSCINDEPLFTVEQVIEEIEELMEESPDPEDDESPSQSDLSMLSQDLSNLKRSSSNTSYEDRLHRLSVSELSEALEEVETAIRRYSEELVQALALRDELDFEKEVKNSFISLLIDVQNRQKEHRELLRQKKKTRPTGSAPRADRTHVPGTLFTMEGLSTVIQNGLRQTFGSTGGDKQYLTTVIPYEKKAGSPSVEDLQILTKILHAMREDSEKVPSLLTDYILKVLCPT, encoded by the exons ATGGCGGCGCCGTTAGCCCACTTCGATGAAGACTGGCAGGATTTCAATGAATTCAAGTCGGCCTCAGGGTCGCCGAACCGACTAGACCAGCTGAACTCGAACGTGGCTGACACGGGCCTGGCGGAGGATTTCTCGGACATCGACAACAGCTTTTCGGGGGAGATATGCAGCTTCAAATCAATGGAGGACCTTGTCCACGACTTCGATGAGAAGCTGACAGTTTGCTTCCGAAATTACAACACTGAAACTGAAAACATAGCCCCCATTAAACCTATCACAGAAGATAATTTCCTCAAGGACGACGA cgtGTGGAATGCTCTGACCGATAACTACGGCAATGTGATGCCAGTGGACTGGAAGACCTCTCACATTCGCTCCCTGCATCTCCCCACTCTCAATCTCTGTGAGCAgagg AAGCTGGACAACATGCCACTTGACCTGTCTGATGATGAGGAGCTGAGGGAACAGATGGACATGCACTCCATCATCGTGTCCTGCATCAACGACGAGCCACTCTTCACCGTcgagcag GTGATCGAGGAGATTGAGGAGCTGATGGAAGAGTCTCCAGACCCAGAGGATGATGAGAGCCCGTCCCAGTCAGACCTGTCCATGCTCTCCCAAGACCTCAGCAACCTCAAACGCTCCAGCTCCAACACCAGCTATGAGGACC GCCTGCATCGTCTGTCAGTCTCAGAGCTGAGCGAGGCcttggaggaggtggagacagcCATCAGGCGCTACAGTGAGGAGCTGGTCCAGGCCCTGGCCCTGAGGGACGAGCTGGActttgagaaggaggtgaagaACAGCTTCATCTCGCTGCTCATCGACGTGCAGAATCGGCAGAAGGAGCACCGCGAGCTGCTCCGCCAGAAGAAGAAGACCAGGCCCACAGGCAGCGCTCCGAGGGCAGACAGGACACACGTTCCTGGGAcg CTCTTCACTATGGAGGGACTCTCCACTGTCATTCAGAACGGCCTCCGTCAAACTTTCGGCAGCACAGGAGGGGACAAACAG tacctgACCACAGTTATCCCCTATGAGAAGAAGGCTGGCTCCCCCTCTGTGGAAGACCTTCAGATCCTCACCAAGA TTTTGCATGCCATGAGGGAGGACAGTGAGAAGGTACCCAGCCTCCTAACAGACTACATCCTCAAAG TGCTGTGTCCCACATAG
- the LOC111954524 gene encoding WD repeat-containing protein 26 isoform X2, which produces MQSNGAGQDSEPSCLNSAQNGESSSAGGTHFNGLLVSTNNGNSVGTNNGAGPGSGTSTASGSEVSSMKKKKRLSQSEEDVIRLIGQHLHGLGLNQTVDLLMQESGCRLEHTSATKFRNNVMEGEWEKAENDLNELRALMHSPNAIVRMKFLLLQQKYLEYLEDGKVLEALQVLRGELTPLKYNTDRIHVLSGYLMCSHAEDLRAKAEWDGKGANSRCRLLDKLQTYLPPSVMLPPRRLQTLLRQAVELQRDRCLYHNTKLDSSLDSVSLLLDHVCSRKQFPCYTQQILTEHCNEVWFCKFSNNGTKLATGSKDTTVIIWQVDPESHQLKLLRTLEGHAYGVSYLAWSPDDAYLIACGPDDCSELWLWNVQTGELRTKMSQSHEDSLTSVAWNPDGKRFVTGGQRGQFYQCDLDGNLLDSWEGVRVQCLWCVGDGRTVLASDTHQRIRGYNFEDLTDRNIVQEDHPIMSFTVSKNGRLALLNVATQGVHLWDLQDRVLVRKYQGVTQGFYTIHSCFGGHNEDFIASGSEDHKVYIWHRRSELPIAELTGHTRTVNCVSWNPAIPGLMASASDDGTVRVWGPAPFLDTQVVDGLNENCSNMDS; this is translated from the exons ATGCAGTCAAACGGGGCAGGACAGGATTCAGAGCCTTCCTGCCTGAACAGCGCGCAAAACGGGGAGTCATCCTCGGCTGGGGGAACKCACTTCAACGGGCTTCTGGTCAGCACAAACAATGGGAATAGTGTCGGTACCAATAACGGAGCCGGACCGGGCTCAGGGACTTCCACAGCCTCTGGTTCGGAGGTCAGCTCCATGAAAAAGAAAAAACGTCTTTCGCAGTCGGAGGAAGATGTCATCCGATTAATAGGACAACATCTCCACGGGTTAGGGCTAAA TCAAACAGTGGACCTGCTAATGCAGGAGTCGGGCTGCAGACTGGAACATACCTCAGCCACAAAGTTCCGCAACAACGTCATGGAGGGGGAGTGGGAAAAG GCTGAGAATGATCTCAACGAGCTGAGGGCACTGATGCATTCTCCCAACGCTATTGTG CGTATGAAGTTCCTGCTCCTGCAGCAGAAGTATCTGGAGTACCTGGAGGACGGGAAGGTTCTCGAGGCTCTGCAGGTGCTCAGGGGAGAGCTCACGCCGCTCAAGTACAACACGGACCGCATCCATGTTCTCAGCGG gtATCTGATGTGTAGCCATGCAGAGGACCTGCGCGCCAAGGCAGAGTGGGACGGCAAAGGCGCAAATTCACGCTGCCGACTGCTGGACAAGTTACAGA CGTACCTGCCCCCGTCGGTGATGCTTCCCCCACGCCGGCTGCAGACCCTGCTGAGACAGGCTGTGGAGCTGCAGAGGGACCGCTGCCTCTACCACAACACCAAACTGGACAGCAGCCTGGACTCTGTCTCCCTGCTCCTGGACCACGTCTGCAGCCG GAAGCAGTTCCCGTGCTACACGCAGCAGATCCTCACAGAGCACTGTAACGAGGTGTGGTTTTGTAAGTTCTCCAACAACGGCACCAAGCTGGCCACCGGCTCCAAAGACACCACCGTCATCATCTGGCAGGTGGACCCT GAGAGCCACCAGTTGAAGCTGCTGCGGACCTTAGAGGGCCATGCCTACGGTGTGTCCTACCTGGCCTGGAGCCCTGACGACGCCTACCTGATCGCCTGCGGACCCGATGACTGCTCCGAACTCTGGCTCTGGAACGTCCAG ACGGGCGAGTTGCGGACCAAGATGAGCCAGTCCCACGAGGACAGTCTGACCAGTGTGGCCTGGAACCCTGACGGGAAACGCTTTGTCACCGGGGGACAGAGGGGGCAGTTCTACCAGTGT GACCTGGATGGTAACCTGTTGGACTCGTGGGAGGGCGTGCGTGTGCAGTGCCTCTGGTGTGTGGGGGACGGCAGGACGGTGCTAGCGTCAGACACTCACCAGCGGATCCGGGGTTACAACTTTGAGGACCTAACGGACAGAAACAT AGTTCAGGAGGACCATCCTATCATGTCTTTCACTGTTTCCAAGAACGgaagattagctttgttaaatgTAGCAACTCAG GGAGTGCATCTTTGGGACCTGCAGGACCGAGTGTTGGTGAGGAAGTACCAAGGTGTGACCCAGGGCTTCTACACCATCCACTCCTGCTTCGGAGGCCACAATGAAGACTTCATTGCCAGCGGCAGCGAAG ACCATAAGGTGTATATCTGGCACCGCCGCAGTGAGCTGCCCATCGCTGAGCTAACAGGGCACACTCGCACAGTCAACTGCGTTAGCTGGAACCCCGCCATCCCAGGCCTCATGGCCTCCGCCTCAGACGACGGCACTGTGCGTGTCTGGGGCCCCGCACCCTTCCTCGACACACAGGTGGTCGACGGGCTCAACG AGAACTGCAGCAACATGGACAGTTGA